From a single Lewinella sp. LCG006 genomic region:
- a CDS encoding TolB family protein, whose protein sequence is MNYFPIVLMGLVFLISCSNTEEKAVDLSLTSSTKTPELFAKDLVSTGLYERDIAIHPSGEEIIYTLGDYKQNKRCLLVIRKQEERWASPEVLNISGRYQDIEPFFAQGGQRLFFASNRPLHQDSAAADYNIWYSDREGDHWGIPVPLNENINTPGDEFYPSVARNGNLYFTATKAEGIGREDIYLAQLVNGEYQLPQVLDSTINTKYYEFNAYVSPDEDLLIFSAYGRPDDLGGGDLYLARKEGGAWMPAQNMGPGINSDKLDYCPFVDVARNTFYFTSERMTISDTLRIGNIATLHQLANAPGNGLGDIYRVVFKGM, encoded by the coding sequence TCTCTCGCTGACAAGCTCGACAAAAACTCCGGAGTTGTTTGCTAAAGACCTGGTGTCGACTGGTCTTTACGAACGTGATATCGCTATTCATCCTTCTGGTGAAGAGATCATTTATACGCTGGGTGACTACAAGCAGAATAAGCGTTGCCTCCTTGTCATCAGGAAGCAGGAGGAGCGTTGGGCATCTCCCGAAGTGTTGAACATATCAGGCCGGTACCAGGATATTGAGCCTTTTTTTGCACAAGGGGGGCAACGGTTGTTTTTTGCTTCCAATCGGCCCTTACACCAAGATTCCGCTGCCGCGGATTATAATATCTGGTACAGTGATCGTGAGGGAGACCACTGGGGAATACCAGTCCCCCTCAATGAAAACATCAATACCCCTGGAGACGAGTTTTACCCTTCCGTTGCGCGCAATGGCAATTTGTATTTTACAGCCACCAAAGCAGAAGGTATTGGTAGAGAAGATATTTACCTTGCTCAACTGGTCAACGGAGAATACCAACTGCCGCAAGTGCTAGACAGTACAATCAACACCAAATACTATGAATTCAACGCCTATGTGAGTCCAGACGAAGACCTTTTGATTTTCAGCGCTTACGGTCGACCGGATGATCTTGGTGGTGGAGACCTCTACCTTGCGCGAAAGGAAGGAGGTGCATGGATGCCCGCCCAAAACATGGGCCCAGGCATCAATTCTGACAAACTTGACTATTGCCCATTTGTCGATGTAGCTAGAAACACCTTTTACTTCACCAGTGAGCGAATGACCATCAGTGATACCTTACGTATTGGCAATATCGCTACCCTGCATCAGCTAGCCAATGCGCCCGGCAACGGGTTGGGGGATATTTATCGGGTTGTGTTTAAAGGGATGTAG
- a CDS encoding S41 family peptidase produces the protein MDQQDNSFFRKVSIWLPLLLAGVLALGMFIGLRYQAASAASQGGADLASLHRSLAGQGKIEELLRYIDAKYVEDADEDALTSQAIDAIMKELDPHSNYISAEDLIAINEQLEGNFDGIGVEFMILDDTIVVVTPLAGGPSEAAGIQAGDKIVTIEDSIVAGVELDTQDIFSLLRGEKGTEVKVGIKRAGQKELLSFNITRDKIPVHSVDVAMMLDEKTGFIKVNRFSATTYDEFVQSLEKLVEQHKMVDLVIDLRHNPGGYLTQATNMLSQLFPEKGKLLVYTEGRTVKRTEYSTNGRPFYNIGQVVVLIDEGSASASEIMAGAIQDHDRGVLVGRRSFGKGLVQEQYPLRDGSALRLTVARYYTPSGRCIQKDYEEGDAAAYDHDVEDRFINGELSEEGNIQIADTTKFFTDSGYVVYGGGGITPDVFVPLDTFVLREDYLRWRQYAAGFVFRYVEQEKDLANRYTLDDFVKTYQVPNKVFQEYIQYAREQGEETAVPSNSRVVKEINRFLKARIARQLYGDEGFFAVWNKQDDMVLEALRMLRTENPLATARKQ, from the coding sequence ATGGATCAACAGGACAATTCCTTTTTTCGTAAAGTTAGTATCTGGTTGCCCCTCTTATTGGCGGGTGTTTTAGCACTAGGTATGTTTATTGGATTACGCTACCAGGCGGCTAGTGCTGCCAGCCAGGGAGGTGCCGATTTAGCCAGTTTACACCGTAGTTTGGCAGGGCAGGGCAAGATCGAAGAATTGCTTCGCTACATTGATGCAAAATACGTGGAGGATGCCGATGAAGATGCTCTCACCAGTCAGGCGATTGATGCGATTATGAAAGAGTTGGACCCCCATTCCAACTACATCTCAGCGGAGGACCTTATCGCCATCAATGAGCAGTTGGAAGGAAATTTCGATGGCATTGGTGTTGAATTTATGATCCTGGACGATACGATTGTCGTCGTTACACCGCTAGCAGGAGGCCCCTCGGAAGCGGCAGGAATTCAAGCAGGCGATAAAATTGTTACCATTGAAGACTCTATCGTAGCGGGCGTAGAACTCGACACGCAGGATATTTTTTCACTCTTGCGCGGTGAAAAGGGCACTGAAGTAAAAGTAGGCATCAAGCGGGCTGGTCAGAAAGAGCTGCTCAGTTTCAATATCACAAGGGATAAAATCCCCGTGCATAGTGTGGATGTAGCGATGATGCTGGATGAAAAAACCGGCTTCATCAAAGTCAACCGTTTTAGTGCGACGACCTATGATGAGTTTGTTCAGTCTTTGGAGAAATTGGTAGAGCAGCATAAGATGGTTGATTTGGTGATTGACTTGCGTCACAACCCTGGAGGTTACCTCACGCAAGCGACCAATATGCTCAGCCAGCTATTCCCTGAAAAGGGCAAATTGTTGGTTTACACCGAAGGCCGGACGGTGAAAAGAACCGAATACAGTACCAATGGCCGTCCTTTCTACAACATAGGCCAGGTAGTTGTACTCATTGACGAAGGTTCGGCTTCGGCCAGTGAAATTATGGCGGGTGCAATACAGGATCATGATCGTGGTGTGCTGGTTGGCCGCCGTTCTTTTGGCAAGGGCCTCGTTCAAGAGCAGTACCCCTTGCGCGACGGATCGGCCTTGCGGCTTACCGTGGCTCGCTATTATACCCCTTCCGGGCGATGCATCCAAAAAGACTACGAAGAGGGTGACGCGGCCGCCTACGACCATGATGTGGAAGACCGGTTCATCAATGGCGAATTGTCGGAAGAAGGTAATATCCAGATTGCTGATACGACTAAATTCTTTACCGATAGTGGCTATGTCGTCTACGGTGGTGGTGGCATTACCCCTGATGTATTTGTTCCGCTGGATACCTTTGTATTGCGGGAAGATTACCTACGTTGGCGTCAGTACGCCGCAGGTTTTGTTTTCCGATACGTTGAACAAGAAAAAGACCTTGCCAACCGCTATACCCTCGATGATTTTGTAAAGACCTATCAGGTACCCAATAAAGTCTTTCAGGAGTACATCCAGTATGCCCGCGAGCAGGGAGAAGAAACCGCTGTGCCTAGCAATAGCCGGGTAGTAAAAGAAATAAATCGTTTCCTCAAGGCCCGGATTGCCCGCCAATTATATGGTGATGAAGGTTTCTTCGCCGTTTGGAACAAACAAGACGATATGGTCCTGGAGGCCCTTCGTATGTTACGTACAGAAAACCCCTTGGCCACCGCGCGCAAGCAGTAG
- a CDS encoding Lrp/AsnC ligand binding domain-containing protein, with product MSKEKEIDDLDRKILSLLMQNSKKPYTEIAKELYVSGGTIHVRMKKLEDAGIVRGYNLTVNYEQLGYDVVAFLGVYLDKSSLYDQVAKELAKIPEVVSAHYTTGVYSIFVKIVCRDTGHLRDVLHDKVQPIKGIQRTETFISLDESIDRPLDIVGDGE from the coding sequence ATGAGCAAAGAAAAGGAAATTGATGATCTAGACCGCAAGATACTCTCTTTGTTGATGCAAAATTCTAAAAAACCTTACACGGAAATTGCCAAAGAACTCTACGTTTCCGGTGGAACCATTCACGTAAGGATGAAAAAGTTAGAAGATGCCGGCATCGTTCGGGGTTACAATCTTACCGTCAACTATGAACAGCTGGGCTACGATGTAGTTGCTTTTCTTGGAGTTTATCTTGACAAAAGCTCCCTCTACGACCAGGTAGCCAAAGAGTTGGCTAAAATACCCGAGGTCGTAAGTGCCCATTACACCACTGGGGTCTACAGCATTTTTGTAAAGATTGTTTGCCGAGATACGGGCCACCTCCGTGATGTGCTCCACGATAAGGTTCAGCCCATCAAGGGTATCCAACGGACAGAAACATTTATTTCATTGGACGAAAGCATCGACCGACCGCTGGATATTGTGGGCGATGGAGAATAA
- a CDS encoding TonB-dependent receptor — protein sequence MKKLILLLTLSLLGLSAQAQDCSLTLSGVVFDNSPAYPLSYANIYIEELGEGTATDDNGRFELGGLCAGEYHLSVSHLGCHPERIFLDLRGDTTLQIALAHQAALLESVEVRGQQERNAGQSQETLTRQELEEGAGKNLANLLENIAGLSVIRNGSGIAKPVIHGLTGNRIAILNNGIIQAGQQWGVDHAPEIDPFTADRIKVIKGVESLAYGGNTLGGAVLVEPGNIPQDPHLHGATQYVLETNGRQHTVSTRLEKKGSWVDWRVIGTFKQGGDHRTPDYFLRNTGVRERNAALQLQKTINDHWFHTLYYSYFHTEVGILRGAHIANTTDLETAIGREEPFYTRPNFSYELEEPRQRVQHHLLKYNTKYYLAPNRSLQLTYAGQLNRREEFDVRRGDRSERAALDLALQSHFVDVFWQDEAGHATKKIGLQYRYNENDNQPGTGVFPLIPDYNSHLPAAYFIWQLQHDRQSYQLGARYDFVALDVATITQDLPRRVERFSHRFHNYSAAAGWQYRVSKAWSSKLNLGVVRRSPEVNELYSQGLHQGVASIEEGNASLQPELSVKGVWTNSLQLSESFWLEATAYYQLVSDFIYLEPQEEARLTIRGAFPVFGYQQTNARLAGLDVNARYEWNPHWQWQAQYAMVRGYDRSQEKPLVYIPSDRIQSEISWLGTSVGKLTEPKLTVGGRYVFEQTRLLASQDFLAPPPAYLLLDASVGGAISWSGNTLHLGVQFNNLLNERYRDYLNRLRYYADEEGRNIRVNVRLEF from the coding sequence TTGAAAAAATTGATTCTCCTCCTGACCTTATCCTTATTGGGGCTGTCTGCGCAAGCGCAAGATTGCTCGCTGACCTTATCGGGCGTGGTCTTTGATAATTCGCCAGCGTATCCACTGAGCTACGCCAATATCTACATAGAAGAGCTAGGGGAGGGGACCGCTACTGATGATAATGGCCGCTTTGAGTTGGGGGGGCTTTGCGCTGGGGAGTATCACCTCAGCGTGAGCCATCTGGGGTGCCATCCGGAGCGAATTTTTCTGGATTTACGTGGTGATACAACACTGCAGATTGCGTTGGCTCACCAAGCTGCCTTGCTGGAAAGTGTGGAAGTGCGAGGACAACAAGAACGCAACGCCGGGCAAAGCCAGGAAACACTTACGCGGCAGGAGCTGGAGGAGGGTGCCGGTAAAAACCTGGCCAACCTGCTCGAAAACATTGCGGGCCTGAGCGTGATTCGCAATGGTAGCGGGATCGCCAAACCCGTTATTCATGGCCTTACGGGCAACCGGATTGCCATTCTCAACAACGGCATCATTCAGGCGGGGCAGCAGTGGGGCGTAGACCATGCGCCGGAAATTGACCCCTTTACAGCGGATCGAATAAAAGTCATCAAAGGCGTGGAGAGCCTGGCCTATGGAGGCAATACGCTGGGAGGAGCCGTACTGGTGGAGCCAGGAAATATTCCACAAGACCCTCACCTGCACGGTGCTACCCAGTATGTGCTGGAAACCAATGGCCGCCAGCATACGGTATCGACACGGTTGGAGAAAAAAGGCAGTTGGGTAGATTGGCGAGTGATTGGCACCTTTAAGCAAGGCGGCGACCACCGGACACCGGATTATTTTTTGCGCAATACGGGCGTCCGGGAGCGAAATGCGGCATTGCAACTTCAGAAAACGATAAATGATCATTGGTTTCATACCCTCTACTACAGCTACTTTCATACGGAGGTGGGGATTCTGCGGGGAGCGCACATTGCCAATACGACAGATCTGGAAACAGCCATTGGGCGAGAGGAGCCCTTTTATACCCGGCCCAATTTTTCGTACGAATTGGAGGAACCTCGGCAACGTGTACAACATCATTTGTTGAAATACAATACCAAGTATTACCTGGCCCCCAACCGTTCTTTGCAATTGACCTACGCCGGACAGCTGAATCGGCGGGAGGAATTTGATGTGCGTCGTGGTGATCGATCTGAGCGTGCTGCCTTGGATTTGGCTTTACAGTCGCACTTTGTGGATGTGTTTTGGCAAGATGAAGCGGGCCATGCTACTAAAAAAATAGGCCTACAATACCGTTACAACGAAAACGATAATCAGCCAGGAACAGGTGTTTTTCCGCTGATCCCCGATTACAATAGCCATTTGCCAGCGGCGTATTTTATCTGGCAGTTGCAGCACGATCGGCAGTCGTACCAGCTGGGGGCACGCTACGATTTTGTGGCCTTGGATGTGGCGACGATCACTCAGGATTTGCCGCGACGGGTAGAGCGTTTTAGTCACCGATTTCACAATTATTCGGCGGCAGCTGGTTGGCAATACCGCGTCAGCAAAGCCTGGTCGAGTAAGCTGAACCTGGGGGTGGTACGTCGGTCTCCCGAGGTCAATGAGCTTTACAGCCAGGGCTTGCACCAGGGGGTAGCAAGTATTGAGGAAGGCAATGCAAGCTTGCAACCGGAGCTGTCTGTAAAGGGGGTCTGGACGAACAGTTTACAGTTAAGCGAAAGCTTTTGGTTGGAAGCAACGGCTTATTACCAGCTGGTGAGCGATTTTATTTATTTGGAACCTCAGGAGGAAGCGCGTCTGACCATTCGTGGTGCCTTCCCGGTTTTTGGGTACCAGCAGACGAATGCACGCCTGGCGGGGCTGGATGTAAACGCACGTTATGAATGGAACCCCCACTGGCAGTGGCAAGCCCAGTATGCCATGGTGAGAGGCTATGATCGTAGCCAGGAAAAACCGCTGGTGTATATACCCAGCGACCGGATACAGTCGGAGATCAGTTGGTTAGGAACGAGTGTTGGCAAATTGACGGAGCCTAAATTGACGGTGGGAGGTCGTTATGTATTCGAGCAGACGCGATTGTTGGCGAGCCAGGATTTTCTCGCGCCGCCGCCAGCTTATTTGTTGCTGGATGCTAGCGTAGGAGGGGCCATTAGCTGGTCGGGAAATACCTTGCACCTGGGCGTTCAGTTCAACAACCTTCTGAACGAGCGTTATCGAGATTACCTCAATCGACTGCGGTATTATGCCGATGAGGAGGGGCGCAATATTCGGGTGAATGTGCGGCTGGAGTTTTGA
- a CDS encoding type 1 periplasmic binding fold superfamily protein, with product MSLHKFSVLAFLAVATVFFSCEDDEVVIPVVEELITNMTIVLTPQGGGDVVSLVFSDPDGDGAIAPTITGGTLAANTVYNATITLLNESETPVEDITEEIEAEQEEHQFFFATDGGLNLSVSYADQDADGNPLGLLTTCTSGASSSGNLVVILRHEPAKNAAGVKDGDITNAGGETDIEVAFPIVIQ from the coding sequence ATGTCTCTACATAAATTTTCAGTATTAGCTTTTCTTGCCGTTGCGACGGTGTTTTTTTCGTGCGAAGACGATGAGGTCGTTATCCCCGTCGTAGAAGAATTGATTACGAACATGACCATTGTACTGACGCCCCAGGGCGGTGGCGATGTGGTGAGCCTGGTGTTCTCTGATCCCGATGGTGATGGTGCTATTGCTCCTACGATCACGGGTGGAACACTGGCGGCCAATACCGTTTATAATGCTACAATCACCTTGCTAAATGAGAGTGAGACCCCGGTAGAAGATATCACCGAGGAGATAGAAGCCGAGCAGGAAGAGCATCAGTTTTTCTTTGCGACTGATGGAGGTCTCAACCTGTCGGTGAGCTATGCCGACCAGGATGCTGATGGCAATCCACTAGGGCTACTGACCACCTGCACCAGTGGTGCAAGCAGCAGTGGAAACCTGGTGGTAATTTTGCGTCACGAGCCCGCTAAGAACGCTGCGGGTGTGAAAGATGGCGACATCACAAACGCGGGTGGGGAAACGGATATTGAAGTAGCGTTTCCGATAGTGATCCAGTAA
- a CDS encoding glycosyltransferase family 39 protein, whose translation MTDVQRTTPKLFWQGLLALAILKLALHYYSHDFYGLHRDEYLYLAEGDHLAWGYLEVPPMIAVLGKLARGLLGDTIFAVRFFPALVGAVSIFLVGAMTRDFGGRKQAQLIAGGAFLLSPAYLGSNNLFQPVSFNQFCWLLSAFLVVRIIKYQRPTYWYALGIVAGLGFLTKYSIVFFLLALAAAFLLSKERKQLLSPHPYLAVGLALLIASPNLYWQYSYDWPVIRHMDELARTQLVYMTPADFLLPQLMFHWSGTLVWVVGLWALLRVKQLAPYRLLGWAFLLTLGILLLLSGKAYYTIGAYGMLLAAGGVMWERWLGRFAWTLLPAMLVLNAPIIPYGLPLMSVEKMQAYCSYFKDHYGLTGPLRWEDGVVRTLPQDFADMHGWEELPAKVATFYHSLTPEQQSKTMLYADNYGQAGVLNFHREEYGLPECLSFSSSFTMWIPQEVDFDHQLQVYDEWHPTSEFFNEMIFVDSIAHPLARDPGYIFFKTQATMDVRAVWREIVKEEKMADGIWREK comes from the coding sequence ATGACCGATGTTCAGCGCACTACGCCCAAGCTTTTTTGGCAGGGCCTCCTGGCTTTGGCTATTCTGAAATTAGCACTGCACTATTATTCGCACGACTTCTACGGTTTACACCGCGACGAGTACCTCTATCTGGCGGAAGGCGACCACTTGGCGTGGGGCTATCTGGAAGTGCCACCCATGATTGCGGTGCTGGGTAAACTGGCACGTGGCTTATTGGGAGATACTATTTTCGCGGTTCGGTTTTTTCCAGCCTTGGTGGGAGCTGTTTCTATTTTTTTGGTAGGAGCAATGACACGGGACTTTGGTGGTCGCAAACAAGCTCAGCTCATTGCGGGCGGGGCCTTTCTTTTGTCGCCGGCCTATCTGGGAAGCAACAACTTATTTCAGCCCGTGAGTTTCAATCAGTTTTGCTGGTTGTTGTCCGCTTTTTTGGTGGTCAGGATCATCAAGTACCAGCGACCAACTTACTGGTATGCGCTGGGGATAGTAGCGGGATTAGGTTTTTTAACCAAGTATTCCATTGTGTTCTTTTTACTAGCCTTGGCTGCGGCTTTCCTCTTGAGTAAGGAAAGAAAACAGCTCCTCAGTCCGCATCCCTACCTGGCGGTAGGCTTGGCCTTGTTGATCGCCAGCCCCAACCTTTACTGGCAGTACAGCTATGACTGGCCCGTTATTCGACACATGGATGAGCTGGCTCGAACGCAACTGGTATACATGACGCCCGCTGATTTTCTACTGCCCCAGCTGATGTTTCATTGGAGTGGCACCCTGGTTTGGGTCGTAGGCTTATGGGCACTTTTGCGTGTAAAGCAGTTGGCTCCTTACCGACTCCTGGGCTGGGCGTTTCTGTTGACCCTGGGCATTTTGTTGCTGCTGAGTGGTAAGGCGTATTACACCATTGGTGCTTACGGGATGCTCTTGGCGGCCGGTGGAGTGATGTGGGAACGCTGGTTGGGGCGCTTTGCCTGGACTTTGTTGCCCGCAATGTTGGTACTCAATGCGCCGATTATCCCCTACGGCCTACCTTTGATGTCGGTAGAAAAAATGCAAGCTTACTGTAGCTATTTTAAAGATCATTACGGACTTACGGGTCCCTTGCGTTGGGAAGACGGAGTGGTCCGTACCCTGCCTCAAGATTTTGCCGACATGCACGGTTGGGAAGAGTTGCCTGCAAAAGTAGCGACCTTCTATCACAGCCTGACCCCCGAACAACAAAGCAAGACCATGCTCTACGCCGACAACTACGGGCAGGCGGGGGTCTTGAATTTTCATCGGGAGGAATACGGCTTGCCGGAATGCCTCAGTTTTAGTTCCAGCTTTACGATGTGGATCCCGCAGGAAGTGGATTTTGACCACCAGCTGCAAGTTTACGATGAGTGGCATCCAACGTCGGAGTTTTTCAATGAAATGATTTTTGTCGACAGTATAGCGCATCCTTTGGCGCGAGACCCCGGGTACATTTTTTTTAAAACGCAAGCTACAATGGACGTGCGGGCTGTATGGCGAGAGATCGTGAAAGAAGAAAAAATGGCAGATGGAATTTGGAGAGAAAAGTAA